A single genomic interval of Rhodopseudomonas palustris harbors:
- a CDS encoding AMP-dependent synthetase/ligase: MASGTDTTTLAGRVIAALRQHGDAVVLRWKRYGLWQPVSGRQFADRIEAIAAGLRAQGVGPGSVGAVMGDNCYEWVLADLAIGAAGGVSAGFDPHGDADDLARVLGDCKVSVLFVAGDDQLHKALGVRERCPSLRRIVAMHQQWDEGAGDPGVIPLSALEAAGRDGASGTAGREAVIIYTSGSTGPVRGAILGHDAVIVQAERAKQALGLRASDERLSLTPLHHVLERVVGIYASLLAGTVINFPESPDTALADLAELQPTIVQASPQLFARLHAGIMLAIGETTKFQRWACRIAFARGRGGSPLRLVTDPLVLAPIRRRLGLCRARLCLSSGAALRPDVADWFAALGRPLTDVYGHAEAGGAVRIADHHVMEWKLGDYDELWLRGDALFLGYAGDTAPATHRDGWWCSGDIARRDGAERYAIVGRLEDVLQRGGERVLPFAAEQALSASPYIADAFVYLDAAGRAVARVLLDSDHAVRYAQDRGIPFTHFQSLCQADEIRALVGEAIADVNRRHTAIRIEHFTLIERALRPGDAALAPSGTLRRHLLKGDDGDADTKRRSVAGAH; encoded by the coding sequence ATGGCAAGCGGCACTGACACGACCACGCTGGCGGGCCGCGTCATCGCGGCGCTGCGCCAGCACGGCGATGCCGTGGTGTTGCGCTGGAAGCGATACGGGTTGTGGCAGCCGGTCAGCGGCCGGCAATTCGCGGATCGCATCGAGGCGATCGCCGCCGGCCTGCGCGCCCAAGGCGTCGGCCCCGGTTCGGTCGGCGCGGTGATGGGCGACAATTGTTACGAGTGGGTGCTGGCGGATCTGGCGATCGGCGCCGCCGGCGGTGTCTCCGCCGGGTTCGATCCGCATGGCGATGCAGATGACCTCGCGCGCGTGCTCGGCGACTGCAAGGTGAGCGTGTTGTTCGTCGCCGGCGACGACCAACTGCACAAGGCGCTCGGCGTCCGCGAGCGCTGCCCGTCGCTCCGGCGCATCGTCGCAATGCATCAACAGTGGGACGAGGGCGCCGGTGATCCCGGCGTGATCCCGCTGTCGGCACTCGAAGCCGCGGGACGGGACGGCGCCTCGGGAACGGCAGGCCGCGAGGCCGTGATCATTTACACCTCCGGTAGCACTGGCCCGGTTCGCGGGGCGATCCTCGGCCATGATGCGGTGATCGTGCAGGCCGAGCGGGCGAAGCAGGCGCTGGGATTGCGTGCCAGCGATGAGCGGCTGTCGCTGACGCCGCTGCACCACGTGCTGGAGCGGGTCGTCGGCATCTACGCCTCGCTGCTCGCCGGCACGGTGATCAATTTTCCGGAAAGTCCGGACACGGCGCTGGCCGACCTCGCCGAACTGCAGCCGACCATCGTGCAGGCTTCGCCGCAGCTATTCGCCAGGCTGCACGCCGGCATCATGCTGGCGATCGGCGAAACCACGAAGTTTCAGCGCTGGGCTTGCCGCATCGCGTTCGCCCGTGGCCGTGGCGGCTCGCCACTACGCCTCGTCACCGATCCCTTGGTATTGGCGCCGATCCGGCGACGCCTCGGCCTTTGCCGCGCACGGTTGTGCCTGTCGAGCGGCGCGGCGCTGCGGCCCGATGTGGCCGATTGGTTCGCTGCGCTCGGCCGGCCGTTGACGGATGTCTATGGGCATGCCGAAGCTGGCGGCGCGGTGCGGATCGCCGATCATCACGTGATGGAGTGGAAGCTCGGCGACTATGACGAGCTCTGGCTGCGCGGCGACGCACTGTTTCTCGGCTATGCGGGCGACACCGCGCCCGCCACGCATCGCGATGGCTGGTGGTGCAGCGGCGATATTGCCCGCCGCGACGGGGCCGAGCGCTACGCGATCGTCGGCCGGCTCGAGGACGTGCTGCAGCGGGGCGGCGAGCGCGTGCTGCCGTTCGCTGCCGAGCAGGCGCTCAGCGCATCGCCCTACATCGCCGATGCCTTCGTGTATCTCGACGCCGCCGGCCGCGCCGTGGCGCGGGTGCTGCTCGATAGCGACCACGCGGTCCGCTACGCACAGGACCGCGGCATTCCGTTCACGCACTTCCAGAGCCTATGCCAGGCGGACGAGATCCGCGCGCTGGTCGGCGAGGCCATCGCCGACGTCAACCGCCGCCACACCGCGATCCGCATCGAGCATTTCACGCTGATCGAGCGCGCGCTGCGCCCGGGCGATGCCGCGCTCGCGCCGTCGGGAACGCTGCGGCGGCATCTGCTGAAAGGCGACGACGGCGACGCCGACACCAAACGCCGGTCCGTCGCCGGCGCGCACTAA
- a CDS encoding ABC transporter ATP-binding protein: MSTFFKVDKLTVKFGGLTAVDDVSFDIAEGEVFTIIGPNGAGKTTLFNLISRLYTPYAGHIIFRDEDVTRLSAQQIAGRGIARTFQNIELFESASTLDNLLVGRHRHSTTSTWQDVLRLKKVRDEEIAHRRAAEEVMDVLRLQRYRDTPIGSLPYGVRKVIEVARALCVGPKLLLLDEPSSGLNVEETNAMAEWILEINNRLGITVLMVEHDMSLVSRVSDRVLALNYGRMMALGTSDEVQNHPDVVAAYLGA; this comes from the coding sequence GTGAGCACGTTCTTCAAGGTCGACAAGCTCACGGTTAAATTCGGCGGTCTCACCGCCGTCGACGACGTCTCCTTCGATATCGCCGAGGGCGAGGTCTTTACCATCATCGGCCCCAACGGTGCCGGCAAGACCACGCTGTTCAATTTGATCAGCCGCCTCTACACGCCCTATGCGGGGCACATCATCTTTCGCGACGAGGACGTCACGCGGTTGTCGGCGCAGCAGATCGCCGGCCGCGGCATCGCCCGCACCTTCCAGAACATCGAGCTGTTCGAGAGTGCTTCCACGCTCGACAATTTGCTGGTCGGCCGCCACCGCCATTCCACCACCTCGACCTGGCAGGACGTCCTGCGGCTGAAGAAGGTCCGCGACGAGGAAATCGCGCATCGCCGCGCGGCCGAGGAGGTGATGGACGTGCTGCGCCTGCAGCGCTACCGCGACACGCCGATCGGCAGCCTGCCATACGGCGTCCGCAAGGTGATCGAGGTCGCCCGCGCGCTGTGCGTCGGCCCGAAGCTGCTGCTGCTCGACGAGCCGTCGTCCGGCCTCAACGTCGAGGAGACCAACGCGATGGCGGAGTGGATCCTCGAGATCAATAACCGACTCGGTATCACCGTACTCATGGTCGAGCACGACATGTCATTGGTCAGCCGCGTGTCGGATCGCGTGCTGGCGCTGAACTACGGGCGGATGATGGCGCTCGGCACGTCCGATGAGGTGCAGAACCATCCCGATGTCGTCGCCGCCTATCTGGGAGCCTGA
- a CDS encoding 2-oxoacid:ferredoxin oxidoreductase subunit beta, whose translation MFRDAPHFDVRDYLRKEMMPHFLCPGCGHGMALRALLWAIHELNIDRDKLAVVSGIGCAGRLSAYIDANTFHTTHGRPLAYATGLALARPDLHVVVITGDGDCLAIGGNHLIHACRRNLKLTCLMLNNEIYGMTGGQVSPTTSETRLTTTTPYGNSEPNFDACALATAAGAGFVGREVTRHVPKLKELIKAGLQHPGFAFVEVVSDCTEVYGRKNDMGSSAEMVMRQKSEMRPSAYRDSVDEPFRSTDLPTGILAQNNRPEYGAALRAAAAARAGK comes from the coding sequence CGCGATTATCTCCGCAAGGAGATGATGCCGCACTTTCTCTGCCCGGGCTGCGGCCACGGCATGGCGCTGCGCGCGCTGCTGTGGGCGATCCATGAGCTGAACATCGACCGCGACAAGCTCGCCGTGGTGTCGGGCATCGGCTGCGCCGGACGGCTGTCGGCCTATATCGACGCCAACACCTTCCACACCACGCACGGGCGCCCGTTGGCCTATGCGACAGGGCTTGCTCTCGCCCGGCCCGACCTGCACGTCGTGGTGATCACCGGCGACGGCGACTGCCTGGCGATTGGCGGCAATCATCTGATCCACGCCTGCCGCCGCAATCTCAAGCTCACCTGCCTGATGCTCAACAACGAGATCTACGGCATGACCGGCGGCCAAGTGTCGCCGACGACCTCGGAGACCCGGCTCACCACCACCACGCCGTATGGCAATTCCGAGCCAAACTTCGACGCATGTGCGCTCGCAACCGCCGCCGGCGCCGGCTTCGTCGGGCGCGAAGTCACCCGGCACGTGCCGAAGCTGAAAGAGCTGATCAAGGCCGGGCTGCAGCATCCGGGCTTTGCCTTCGTTGAAGTGGTGTCGGACTGCACCGAGGTTTACGGCCGCAAGAACGACATGGGCTCCTCGGCCGAGATGGTGATGCGGCAGAAGAGCGAGATGCGCCCGAGCGCTTATCGTGACAGCGTCGACGAGCCGTTCCGTTCGACCGATCTGCCGACCGGCATTCTGGCTCAGAACAACCGGCCGGAATACGGCGCGGCCCTGCGCGCCGCTGCCGCCGCACGCGCCGGCAAGTGA
- a CDS encoding branched-chain amino acid ABC transporter permease, whose amino-acid sequence MLDFVQQVIGGIALGCVYGLIALGFVLIYKATEVVNFAQGEIMMLGAFLSFTFIATLGLNYWFGFLLCVVSMAVLGAAMERLVVRPILGYPQFSIVMATIGLGLVIRSLVGIIWGTDDLRIETPFTGGVIQLGGLVLSQDSLSIIVATALLCAVLYAFFRFTKIGIAMQATSQNMLAAYYMGIPVKRMFSLIWSLSAIVACCAGVLLAPITFIHANLGFLGIKAFPAAVLGGFGSIPGALAGGITIGIVESLSGFYLPEGFKDVAAYIVLLAVLLWRPQGLFGSNALKKV is encoded by the coding sequence ATGCTCGATTTCGTCCAGCAGGTGATCGGCGGGATTGCCCTCGGCTGCGTCTACGGCTTGATCGCCCTCGGCTTCGTGCTGATCTACAAGGCGACCGAAGTCGTCAATTTTGCGCAGGGCGAAATCATGATGCTCGGCGCGTTTCTGTCGTTCACCTTCATCGCCACACTCGGGCTGAACTACTGGTTCGGCTTCCTGCTTTGTGTGGTCAGCATGGCGGTGCTCGGCGCCGCGATGGAGCGGCTGGTGGTGCGGCCGATCCTCGGGTACCCGCAGTTCTCGATCGTGATGGCGACGATCGGGCTCGGTCTCGTCATCCGCTCGTTGGTTGGCATCATCTGGGGCACCGACGATTTGCGGATCGAGACGCCGTTCACCGGCGGCGTGATCCAGCTTGGCGGCTTGGTGCTGTCGCAGGACAGCCTGTCGATCATTGTTGCCACCGCGCTGCTGTGCGCCGTGCTGTACGCTTTCTTCCGCTTCACCAAGATCGGCATCGCCATGCAGGCGACGTCCCAGAACATGCTGGCGGCCTACTACATGGGCATTCCGGTGAAGCGGATGTTCTCGCTGATCTGGAGCCTGAGTGCGATCGTCGCCTGCTGCGCCGGCGTGCTGCTGGCGCCGATCACCTTCATCCACGCCAATCTGGGTTTCCTCGGCATCAAGGCGTTCCCGGCCGCCGTGCTCGGCGGCTTCGGCAGCATCCCCGGCGCGCTCGCCGGCGGCATCACCATCGGCATCGTGGAATCGCTGTCGGGCTTCTATCTGCCGGAAGGGTTCAAGGACGTCGCGGCCTACATCGTGCTGCTCGCGGTGCTGCTGTGGCGGCCGCAGGGCCTGTTCGGCAGCAACGCGCTGAAGAAGGTCTGA
- a CDS encoding ABC transporter ATP-binding protein produces MSAQPILRLANIESCYGPITAIRGITLDLMRGQIVTVLGANGAGKTSILKTISGVLDPLKGTVEFEGRNIQSMEPDKVVRLGISHVPEGREIFPFLSVRDNLKMGAYIRTDQHEVAADIEKAFNYFPVLRERQDQLAGQLSGGQQQMLAISRALMARPKVLLLDEPSLGLSPLLVKEIFAIIRRLNAEEGVSILLVEQNARMALETAHYGYVLEVGRVVKHDTCANLMQSDQIREFYLGHGQGGHGKRH; encoded by the coding sequence ATGAGCGCCCAGCCGATCTTACGGCTTGCCAATATTGAAAGCTGCTACGGCCCGATCACCGCGATCCGGGGCATCACCCTCGATTTGATGCGTGGCCAGATCGTCACCGTGCTCGGTGCCAACGGTGCCGGCAAGACCAGCATCCTGAAGACGATCTCCGGCGTTCTCGATCCGCTGAAAGGCACGGTCGAATTCGAAGGCCGCAACATCCAGTCGATGGAGCCGGACAAGGTGGTGCGGCTCGGCATCAGCCACGTGCCGGAGGGGCGCGAGATCTTCCCGTTCCTCAGCGTCCGCGACAATCTCAAGATGGGCGCCTACATCCGCACCGATCAGCACGAGGTCGCCGCCGACATCGAGAAGGCATTCAATTACTTCCCGGTTCTGCGCGAGCGCCAGGATCAACTGGCCGGTCAGCTCTCCGGTGGCCAGCAACAGATGCTGGCGATCAGCCGCGCGCTGATGGCGCGGCCTAAGGTGCTGCTGCTCGACGAGCCGTCGCTCGGCCTGTCGCCGCTCTTAGTGAAGGAGATCTTCGCGATCATCCGGCGACTCAATGCCGAGGAGGGCGTCTCGATCCTGCTGGTCGAGCAGAACGCGCGGATGGCGCTGGAGACCGCACACTATGGCTATGTGCTCGAGGTCGGCCGGGTGGTGAAGCACGACACCTGCGCCAACTTGATGCAATCGGATCAGATCCGGGAATTTTATCTCGGCCACGGACAGGGCGGACATGGCAAGCGGCACTGA
- a CDS encoding phenylacetate--CoA ligase family protein: MSAQPALREQTVYMHDRAIETMPRPQLAALQFERLRKIVERAYRDVPHYRKSFDEAGVKPADLTSLADLAKFPFTKKTDLRDNYPFGMFAVPRNQMPRIHASSGTTGKPTVVGYTKTDLDNWANLMARSMVGAGASPDDIVHNAYGYGLFTGGLGAHYGAERLGCTVVPASGGGTERQVQLIVDFGANVLCCTPSYALNIAEVAEQMGINLRGAPLRVGLFGAEPWSDAMRRDLEARLGIKAVDVYGLSEIMGPGVACECHVAQNGLHGWEDHFLFETIDPETLQVLPMGSVGELVITTLTKEALPMIRYRTRDITSLNTEPCACGRTHLRIMRVTGRDDDMLIIRGVNVYPSQVESVLIGFPGIAPHYQIVLTREKALDAMTVEVEVAPGAPSDDEARAKKAAEVTHHIKSLIGVTCKVSVKAPGEVPRSQGKAVRVKDQRNI, encoded by the coding sequence ATGAGCGCCCAGCCCGCATTGCGCGAACAGACCGTCTATATGCACGACCGCGCCATCGAGACCATGCCACGGCCGCAGCTCGCGGCGCTGCAGTTCGAACGGCTGCGAAAGATTGTCGAGCGGGCGTATCGGGACGTTCCGCACTATCGCAAGAGCTTCGACGAAGCCGGCGTCAAGCCTGCGGATCTGACCTCGCTGGCCGACCTCGCGAAGTTTCCCTTCACCAAGAAGACCGACCTGCGCGACAACTATCCTTTCGGCATGTTCGCGGTGCCGCGCAATCAGATGCCGCGCATCCATGCCTCGTCGGGTACGACCGGGAAGCCGACCGTGGTCGGCTACACCAAGACCGATCTCGACAACTGGGCGAACCTGATGGCGCGGTCGATGGTCGGTGCAGGCGCGTCGCCGGACGACATCGTCCACAACGCCTATGGCTACGGCCTGTTCACCGGTGGCCTCGGCGCGCATTACGGCGCCGAGCGGCTCGGCTGCACCGTGGTGCCGGCTTCCGGTGGCGGCACGGAGCGGCAGGTGCAGCTCATCGTCGATTTCGGCGCCAATGTGCTGTGCTGCACGCCATCTTACGCGCTGAACATCGCCGAAGTCGCCGAGCAGATGGGCATCAACCTGCGCGGCGCGCCGCTGCGGGTTGGCCTGTTCGGCGCCGAGCCGTGGAGCGACGCGATGCGCCGCGATCTCGAGGCGCGGCTCGGCATCAAGGCGGTCGACGTCTACGGCCTGTCGGAAATCATGGGACCGGGCGTGGCCTGCGAATGCCATGTCGCGCAGAACGGCCTGCACGGCTGGGAAGATCACTTCCTGTTCGAGACCATCGATCCGGAAACGCTGCAGGTGCTGCCGATGGGCTCGGTCGGCGAACTGGTGATCACCACGCTCACCAAGGAAGCGCTGCCGATGATCCGGTATCGCACCCGCGACATCACCAGCCTGAACACCGAGCCCTGCGCCTGCGGCCGCACCCATCTGCGGATCATGCGTGTCACCGGCCGCGACGACGACATGCTGATCATCCGCGGCGTCAACGTCTATCCGTCGCAGGTGGAGTCGGTGCTGATCGGCTTCCCCGGCATCGCGCCGCACTACCAGATCGTACTGACCCGCGAGAAGGCGCTCGACGCCATGACGGTCGAAGTCGAAGTCGCGCCCGGCGCGCCGTCCGACGACGAGGCCCGCGCCAAGAAAGCCGCCGAAGTGACCCATCACATCAAGTCGCTGATCGGCGTCACCTGCAAGGTGTCGGTGAAAGCACCTGGCGAAGTTCCCCGTTCGCAGGGCAAGGCGGTGCGGGTCAAAGATCAGCGAAACATCTGA
- a CDS encoding branched-chain amino acid ABC transporter permease produces MSAHVRTSYAQSEQLFPSKNAAFWYAVLVAALIAAPYVLESYYLSQLVFVLIYAIVGIAMNVLSGQAGQVSIGHAAFMAIGAYSAAVAEKYGLPLPVYLVLAGGFTGLIGYLVGLPALRLHGIYLAIATLAFAFIVEEIVTRWESVTNGNEGLMLGAPSLFGLKLGAQGFYYLCLGVTVVVILAAINILRSPTGRAFLAIRDSETAARSMGIDTARYKTRAFAISAAFTGLAGVLYAHKLSFISPEMFSLSMSIEFVMIIIIGGVLSLRGAVFGAIFMIIVDPILIVVKDKVPQLTLGAMQGVGLSDQLTDAIQAGVVRVAGAPGLKSLIFGLIIILFIIFEPMGLDGRWARVKSYFRQFPLYRPTSARAQRMFLKSERNR; encoded by the coding sequence ATGAGCGCGCACGTCCGAACCAGCTACGCGCAGAGCGAGCAGCTGTTCCCGTCGAAGAACGCCGCGTTCTGGTACGCCGTCCTGGTCGCGGCGCTGATCGCCGCGCCTTATGTGCTGGAATCCTATTATCTCAGCCAGCTCGTGTTCGTGCTGATCTACGCCATCGTCGGCATCGCCATGAACGTGCTGTCGGGCCAGGCCGGGCAGGTGTCGATCGGCCATGCCGCGTTCATGGCGATCGGCGCCTACTCCGCCGCGGTGGCCGAGAAATACGGCCTGCCTCTGCCGGTCTATCTGGTGCTGGCCGGCGGTTTCACTGGGCTGATCGGCTATCTGGTCGGACTTCCGGCACTACGGCTTCACGGGATCTATCTGGCGATCGCCACACTGGCGTTCGCGTTCATCGTCGAAGAGATCGTCACCCGCTGGGAGAGCGTCACCAACGGCAACGAAGGCTTGATGCTCGGTGCGCCCTCGCTCTTCGGGCTCAAGCTCGGCGCGCAGGGCTTCTATTATCTCTGCCTCGGCGTCACCGTGGTGGTGATCCTCGCCGCGATCAACATCCTGCGGTCGCCGACCGGGCGCGCCTTCCTGGCGATCCGCGACAGCGAAACCGCGGCGCGCAGCATGGGCATCGACACCGCGCGCTACAAGACGCGCGCGTTCGCGATCTCCGCAGCGTTTACTGGCCTTGCCGGCGTGCTTTACGCGCACAAGCTGTCGTTCATCAGCCCGGAAATGTTCAGCCTGTCGATGTCGATCGAATTCGTCATGATCATCATCATCGGTGGCGTGCTCAGCCTGCGCGGCGCGGTGTTCGGCGCGATTTTCATGATCATCGTCGATCCGATCCTGATCGTGGTGAAGGACAAGGTGCCGCAACTGACGCTCGGGGCGATGCAGGGCGTGGGGCTGTCGGATCAGCTCACCGATGCGATCCAGGCCGGCGTGGTCCGCGTCGCCGGCGCGCCGGGGCTGAAGTCGCTGATCTTCGGCCTGATCATCATCCTGTTCATCATCTTCGAGCCGATGGGCCTCGACGGTCGCTGGGCCCGAGTGAAGTCGTATTTCCGACAGTTCCCGCTGTATCGGCCGACGAGCGCGCGCGCCCAGCGGATGTTCCTGAAGTCGGAGCGCAACCGGTGA
- a CDS encoding 2-oxoacid:acceptor oxidoreductase family protein encodes MSTSRIELRFGGTGGQGLLLSAKLLADALALEGRHVAQSQTYEPTSRGGFCNADLVVAHGEVDYPLPIEFDHLVLLDKIAIKPSWPKLKAGALVISDVRLCPELPEGGRFKRYPLPLSRTAIELGSERVTNIVALGVLIELSGICKHKSVEQVVRASSPRGFLDLNMDALAAGYALAKTPAVAAAS; translated from the coding sequence ATGTCGACATCCCGCATCGAACTGCGCTTCGGCGGTACCGGCGGCCAGGGCCTGTTGCTCAGCGCCAAGCTGCTGGCCGACGCGCTGGCGCTGGAAGGCCGTCACGTCGCGCAGTCGCAGACCTACGAGCCGACCTCGCGCGGCGGTTTCTGTAACGCCGACCTCGTCGTCGCTCATGGTGAGGTCGACTATCCGCTGCCGATTGAGTTCGACCATCTGGTGCTGCTCGACAAAATCGCCATCAAGCCATCCTGGCCGAAGCTTAAGGCCGGCGCGCTGGTGATCTCCGACGTCCGGCTGTGCCCGGAACTGCCGGAAGGCGGACGGTTCAAGCGCTATCCGTTGCCGCTTAGCCGCACCGCGATCGAACTCGGCAGCGAACGCGTCACCAACATCGTAGCGCTCGGCGTGCTGATCGAGTTGTCCGGCATCTGCAAGCACAAGTCGGTCGAGCAGGTGGTGCGTGCGTCGTCGCCGCGCGGCTTCCTTGACCTCAACATGGATGCGCTGGCCGCCGGCTACGCGCTGGCCAAGACGCCTGCCGTCGCGGCGGCCTCCTGA